In Suttonella indologenes, one genomic interval encodes:
- the greA gene encoding transcription elongation factor GreA, whose translation MSKKVPMTKAGAEALRVELENLKIVQRPKVIQAIADAREHGDLKENAEYHAAREQQGFIEGRIQELEFKLGNVQIIDVSTLPNNGKVVFGTTVELEDTNSGENMTYKIVGEDEADIKKNLLSNTSPIARALLGKEEGDVVDINVPGGVKSLEIIAVHYLA comes from the coding sequence ATGAGTAAAAAAGTTCCCATGACCAAAGCCGGCGCGGAAGCCCTGCGCGTCGAATTAGAAAATTTAAAAATCGTACAACGCCCGAAAGTTATTCAAGCTATTGCCGATGCGCGCGAACACGGCGATTTGAAAGAAAACGCCGAATACCATGCCGCTCGCGAGCAGCAAGGATTTATTGAAGGTCGTATTCAAGAGCTGGAATTCAAACTGGGCAATGTGCAGATTATCGACGTCAGCACCCTGCCGAATAACGGTAAAGTCGTCTTCGGCACCACCGTTGAATTGGAAGATACGAATAGCGGCGAAAACATGACCTATAAAATCGTCGGCGAAGACGAGGCGGATATTAAGAAAAATCTGCTGTCCAATACCTCGCCGATTGCCCGCGCCTTGCTCGGCAAAGAAGAGGGCGATGTGGTGGATATCAATGTACCGGGCGGGGTTAAATCTTTAGAAATTATCGCCGTGCATTATCTGGCTTAA
- a CDS encoding nitrous oxide reductase accessory protein NosL: MNTKILLLSLCALFALSACEPSAKSDSRPAAIADIPEDAVDPLSHMSALETGGHKGQIHFHDGSESQWFGSIANLIMYTRLPETANRPMTAYVSLSDNEGKALSPWQWTALEDAWFVLLPPNPEDPFSLATWTAYREQSNAEAVVQNVPLSRLYRYHEIHDEDLLDCH, translated from the coding sequence ATGAACACGAAAATCTTACTCCTCAGTCTCTGCGCCTTATTTGCACTCAGCGCCTGCGAACCAAGTGCCAAAAGCGACAGCCGCCCCGCCGCCATTGCCGATATTCCCGAAGATGCCGTCGATCCGCTCTCGCATATGAGCGCTTTGGAAACCGGCGGACATAAAGGGCAAATTCATTTCCACGACGGCAGCGAAAGCCAATGGTTCGGCAGCATCGCCAATTTAATCATGTATACGCGCCTGCCTGAAACTGCCAACCGCCCGATGACCGCCTATGTTTCCCTCAGCGATAATGAAGGCAAAGCCCTCAGCCCTTGGCAATGGACGGCACTGGAAGACGCATGGTTCGTGCTTCTGCCGCCCAATCCCGAAGATCCCTTTTCGCTCGCCACATGGACGGCTTACCGCGAACAAAGCAACGCCGAAGCCGTCGTTCAAAACGTACCGCTGAGCCGCCTTTACCGCTACCACGAGATTCACGACGAAGACCTGCTGGACTGCCATTAA
- a CDS encoding inorganic diphosphatase: MADFNQILDAGDVDSGIINVVVEIPTGSNNKIEWDRQLGAFKLDRVEPLIFAKPTNYGFIPQTLDEDGDELDALIITDTPLPTGVYLEARIIGIMKFIDDGEVDDKVVVVPADDRHTGNAIQSLADLPEQLIKQIEFHFNHYKALKKPGSTKVDHWGDAEEAKTTIKDCQVRWAERD; encoded by the coding sequence ATGGCAGATTTTAATCAAATTCTCGATGCCGGCGACGTGGATAGCGGCATCATCAATGTGGTGGTGGAAATCCCTACCGGTTCGAATAATAAAATCGAGTGGGACCGCCAACTCGGCGCCTTTAAATTAGACCGCGTCGAACCGCTGATTTTCGCCAAGCCGACGAATTACGGTTTTATCCCGCAAACTTTGGACGAAGACGGCGACGAATTGGACGCCCTGATTATTACCGACACGCCGCTGCCGACAGGGGTATATTTGGAAGCCAGAATTATCGGCATTATGAAATTCATTGACGACGGCGAAGTCGACGATAAAGTCGTGGTCGTTCCCGCCGATGACCGCCATACCGGCAATGCTATTCAAAGTCTGGCGGATTTGCCCGAGCAATTGATTAAACAAATCGAATTCCACTTCAATCATTACAAAGCCCTGAAAAAACCGGGTTCAACCAAAGTTGACCATTGGGGCGATGCGGAAGAAGCCAAAACCACGATTAAAGATTGCCAAGTGCGTTGGGCTGAGCGCGATTAA
- the pcnB gene encoding polynucleotide adenylyltransferase PcnB, which produces MDYAANTQTARIYTREEHQIDAERLDRRAMRIAHQLIDAGFEAYLVGGCLRDSLLSREPKDFDIATNARPEEVARLFRNCRLIGRRFRLAHIHFGRNIIEVATFRAGADEDVKTDSDGHVIEDNHYGTMEDDVVRRDFTVNALYYDPRSEELIDYLGAMQDLQQQVLRLIGEPAARYTQDPVRMLRAARFAAKLDMQLETQTEAAIGVCAEGLKSVPPARLFDETQKLFMSGYGVKSYEQMKRLQLFSMLFPDVARVLNHPNQAFADYADRVIRIALSNTDQRIAQDKPVTIAFLFAAFLWPVFQLQYQGLLKSRDWHSAMHEAVDLVLIAAAERISIPVRLRGMIREMWTLQARFDLTGNSQRKTRSLLSHPRFRAAYDFLLVREAAGEPLAESVRWWSYAQKESGIVPMALNEYDGDFETASKGNHLERKGKISVNKRRARRGRRR; this is translated from the coding sequence ATGGATTACGCCGCAAACACACAGACTGCGCGCATTTACACGCGCGAAGAGCATCAGATTGATGCCGAACGTTTAGACCGCCGCGCCATGCGCATTGCACATCAATTGATTGATGCCGGCTTTGAAGCCTATTTAGTCGGCGGTTGCCTGCGCGACAGCTTATTGTCGCGCGAGCCGAAAGATTTTGATATTGCCACCAATGCGCGTCCGGAGGAAGTGGCGAGGCTATTTCGCAATTGCCGCCTGATCGGACGGCGTTTCCGCTTGGCGCATATCCATTTCGGACGCAATATTATCGAAGTGGCGACCTTCCGCGCCGGTGCGGATGAGGACGTCAAAACCGACAGCGACGGCCATGTAATTGAAGACAATCACTACGGCACCATGGAAGACGACGTGGTGCGCCGCGATTTCACCGTCAATGCCTTATATTACGATCCGCGGTCGGAAGAATTGATTGATTATTTGGGTGCAATGCAAGATTTGCAGCAGCAAGTGCTACGCCTAATCGGCGAACCTGCGGCGCGTTACACCCAAGACCCGGTGCGTATGCTGCGCGCCGCGCGCTTTGCCGCGAAACTGGATATGCAGTTGGAAACGCAGACCGAGGCGGCGATCGGCGTATGTGCGGAAGGTTTGAAATCCGTGCCGCCGGCGCGTTTATTCGACGAAACGCAGAAACTCTTTATGAGCGGCTACGGCGTGAAAAGCTATGAGCAAATGAAACGATTGCAATTGTTCTCCATGCTCTTTCCCGATGTGGCGCGGGTACTGAATCATCCCAATCAGGCATTTGCCGATTATGCCGACCGCGTCATCCGCATCGCTTTAAGCAATACCGATCAGCGCATCGCACAAGACAAACCCGTGACCATTGCCTTTTTGTTTGCCGCCTTCCTATGGCCGGTCTTTCAATTGCAATATCAAGGCTTGCTGAAATCGCGCGACTGGCACAGCGCCATGCACGAAGCGGTGGATTTGGTCTTGATTGCGGCGGCGGAGCGCATCTCCATTCCCGTACGACTGCGCGGCATGATTCGCGAAATGTGGACCTTGCAGGCGCGTTTTGATTTGACCGGCAACAGCCAGCGCAAAACCCGCAGTCTGCTGAGTCATCCGCGTTTTCGCGCCGCTTACGATTTTCTCTTGGTGCGGGAAGCGGCGGGCGAACCTTTGGCGGAAAGTGTACGTTGGTGGTCTTATGCACAGAAGGAAAGCGGCATCGTGCCGATGGCGCTCAATGAATATGACGGCGATTTTGAAACCGCATCCAAAGGCAATCATTTGGAACGCAAAGGCAAAATCAGCGTGAATAAACGCCGCGCGCGCAGAGGAAGAAGACGGTGA
- a CDS encoding nitrous oxide reductase family maturation protein NosD, whose product MASAVIFSILPALAADIPLASGADLQAAIDNSQDGDRLLLAAGDYQGNIEITRPIQIIGAENGVSRIIGNGKGHVIWVKAEQVELAHLHIHNSGKTLRTMDSGIFLDKIAHHAHIHHNNLENNLFGIYVWGPNQAIVEHNRVNNSNEPRMASRGDGVSLWRSPHSIIRHNRFSGGRDGIATNASKHNLFENNYFRDLRFAVHYMYTEDSEVRDNHAEQVESAYVLMFSNRIRVINNRIKQAKEHGVMLNSVNYAQIIGNEVDDVNKATFIYNANFNEIFYNRFENSLLGIHFTAGSEKNHIANNAFINNRSQAMYVGTREVLWQHEGQGNYWSDHSAFDLNGDGIADTPYKPNNLMDQVLWRAPSAKLLINSPSAQLLKYAQQQFPSLLPGGVSDPYPLMTIPQAPPNHAQH is encoded by the coding sequence ATGGCTTCGGCCGTCATTTTCTCTATTCTGCCCGCCTTGGCAGCCGATATTCCACTAGCAAGCGGCGCAGATTTACAAGCCGCTATCGATAACAGCCAAGACGGCGACCGCCTCTTATTAGCCGCCGGCGATTATCAGGGCAATATCGAAATCACGCGCCCCATCCAAATCATCGGTGCGGAAAACGGCGTCTCCCGCATTATCGGCAATGGCAAAGGACATGTGATTTGGGTCAAAGCCGAACAGGTCGAACTGGCGCATTTGCACATCCACAATTCGGGCAAAACACTCAGAACCATGGATTCCGGCATTTTTCTCGACAAAATCGCCCATCATGCCCATATTCATCACAACAATTTAGAAAACAACCTCTTCGGCATTTACGTCTGGGGTCCGAATCAGGCAATCGTCGAGCATAACCGTGTGAATAACAGCAATGAACCGCGTATGGCGAGCCGCGGCGACGGCGTGAGTTTATGGCGCAGTCCCCACAGCATTATCCGCCACAACCGTTTCAGCGGCGGACGCGACGGTATCGCCACCAATGCCAGCAAACACAATCTATTTGAAAACAATTATTTCCGCGACCTGCGCTTTGCCGTGCATTATATGTACACCGAAGACAGCGAAGTCCGCGACAATCATGCGGAACAAGTTGAAAGTGCTTATGTGCTGATGTTTTCCAACCGCATCCGCGTCATCAACAACCGCATCAAGCAAGCGAAAGAACACGGCGTAATGCTTAATAGCGTCAATTACGCGCAAATCATCGGCAATGAAGTCGATGACGTCAACAAAGCCACTTTTATCTACAACGCAAATTTTAATGAGATTTTCTACAACCGCTTTGAAAACAGCCTCCTCGGCATCCATTTCACCGCCGGATCGGAAAAAAACCATATCGCCAACAATGCCTTTATCAACAACCGCAGCCAAGCCATGTATGTGGGCACGCGCGAAGTCCTGTGGCAGCACGAAGGACAGGGCAATTATTGGAGCGACCACAGCGCCTTTGATTTAAACGGCGACGGCATTGCCGACACGCCCTACAAACCCAATAATTTGATGGATCAAGTGCTATGGCGCGCGCCCTCTGCCAAACTGCTGATTAACAGTCCCTCCGCCCAATTACTCAAATACGCGCAGCAGCAATTTCCCAGCCTGCTGCCGGGCGGCGTCAGCGACCCCTATCCCCTCATGACCATTCCACAAGCACCACCAAACCATGCACAGCATTGA
- a CDS encoding ABC transporter ATP-binding protein, with the protein MHSIDIENLSKTFRRFTAVNQVNLRIAQGECIALAGHNGAGKSTLIKMMLGIIQPSAGHIRINGKSPQDYALRRQIGYLPETVSLYPSLNAIETLNFFSKLKGLSKRDNMALLEQVGIADAAKRRVGTYSKGMRQRLALAQALLGNPQILFFDEPTTGLDPASRQQFYELLQELRGKGASILLSTHALSELVGQVDRIVIMKHGHKMADGNLYELREQAQLPTQLICYTEPNSRLPPQWQAISDSQWRRFVSQSEKTAVLAELFAALTPREIDILPPTLDDLYAAFLQRAPMSEAETAAQNIGASQ; encoded by the coding sequence ATGCACAGCATTGATATTGAAAACCTCAGTAAAACCTTCCGCCGTTTCACCGCGGTCAATCAGGTTAATTTACGCATCGCCCAAGGCGAGTGTATCGCCCTTGCCGGACATAACGGCGCGGGTAAATCCACCCTCATCAAAATGATGCTCGGCATCATCCAGCCCAGTGCCGGACACATCCGCATCAACGGCAAATCTCCGCAGGATTACGCACTGCGCCGCCAAATCGGCTATCTGCCCGAAACCGTTTCACTCTACCCCTCGCTCAATGCGATTGAAACCCTAAATTTCTTCAGTAAATTAAAAGGATTATCCAAACGCGACAATATGGCATTGCTGGAACAGGTAGGCATTGCCGATGCCGCCAAACGCCGCGTCGGCACCTATTCCAAAGGCATGCGCCAACGTCTGGCTTTGGCGCAAGCCCTATTGGGCAATCCGCAAATCCTCTTTTTTGACGAACCCACCACAGGGCTCGATCCCGCCTCACGTCAGCAATTCTACGAACTGCTGCAAGAATTGCGCGGCAAAGGCGCGAGCATATTGCTCTCCACCCATGCGCTCTCCGAACTGGTCGGGCAAGTGGATCGCATCGTCATCATGAAACACGGACACAAAATGGCGGACGGCAATCTCTACGAACTGCGCGAACAGGCGCAATTACCGACCCAGCTAATTTGCTATACCGAGCCGAACAGCCGACTACCGCCGCAGTGGCAGGCAATCAGCGACAGCCAATGGCGCCGCTTTGTCTCGCAAAGCGAAAAAACCGCCGTATTGGCGGAACTCTTTGCCGCTCTCACACCGCGCGAAATCGACATATTGCCGCCCACCCTAGACGATTTATACGCCGCTTTCCTGCAACGCGCCCCGATGAGCGAAGCAGAAACAGCCGCCCAAAACATAGGAGCCAGCCAATGA
- the folK gene encoding 2-amino-4-hydroxy-6-hydroxymethyldihydropteridine diphosphokinase encodes MKRCYIAFGSNQDAPLAQLQIARETLREHADMQEVAASSIYRTPPWGFTEQPDFYNAVIAYDSALSAQDLLCLLQSIETAQHRERPFKNAPRTLDLDILTYGDQQEHTPTLSLPHPRMHERAFVLEPLAEIAPQLMIAGQGIVADLLAGLDCSAQEKITVAAWDNLAVG; translated from the coding sequence GTGAAGCGCTGCTATATCGCCTTCGGTTCCAATCAAGACGCGCCGCTGGCGCAATTGCAAATCGCCCGCGAAACCCTGAGAGAACATGCGGATATGCAGGAAGTTGCCGCTTCTTCCATTTACCGCACGCCGCCTTGGGGCTTTACCGAGCAACCCGATTTTTATAATGCCGTCATTGCCTATGATAGTGCCCTAAGTGCGCAAGACTTGCTGTGCTTATTGCAAAGCATCGAGACGGCGCAGCATCGCGAACGTCCCTTTAAAAACGCGCCGCGCACCCTAGATTTAGACATCTTGACCTACGGCGACCAACAAGAACATACGCCGACTTTGAGCCTGCCGCATCCGCGTATGCACGAACGCGCCTTCGTCTTAGAGCCTTTGGCGGAAATTGCGCCGCAGCTGATGATTGCAGGGCAGGGAATCGTAGCGGATTTATTGGCAGGACTGGATTGCAGCGCGCAGGAAAAAATCACGGTGGCGGCTTGGGATAATTTGGCGGTCGGCTAG
- a CDS encoding ABC transporter permease subunit, producing MNALLSLAGKEFTDGIRNRWVLAITCLLSLFALSLVFLGSAPVGNVKANPIAIIIVSLASLNIFLLPLIALLLAYDSLVGEIENGTMLLLLSYPVARWQIVFGKYLGQSLILIVAVLISYSIAALAIIFSHEKIAWTWTFWQPYFSMSLSSIALGMAFLAIGYLISAISRERARAAGMAIGTWLLLVLIYDIALLGGLIVDKGRFISEKLLSWLLWFNPADAYRLYNLGSGESANVAGMLNVGKNIALSPNLLLLSLALWISLPLAAAIFLFKRKSL from the coding sequence ATGAACGCCCTACTCAGCCTTGCCGGCAAAGAATTTACCGACGGCATCCGCAACCGCTGGGTCTTAGCCATTACCTGCCTGCTCAGCCTCTTTGCGCTCAGCCTCGTCTTTTTGGGCAGCGCGCCGGTCGGCAATGTGAAAGCCAATCCCATCGCCATCATCATCGTGAGCTTGGCAAGCCTCAACATCTTCCTGCTGCCGCTTATCGCCCTGCTGCTCGCCTATGACAGTTTGGTCGGCGAAATCGAAAACGGCACCATGCTGCTTCTGCTGTCTTATCCCGTGGCGCGCTGGCAAATCGTCTTCGGCAAATACCTCGGGCAAAGCTTGATACTCATCGTAGCGGTGCTGATCAGCTACAGCATCGCCGCCCTTGCCATCATCTTCAGTCATGAAAAAATCGCTTGGACATGGACATTCTGGCAGCCCTATTTTTCCATGAGCCTAAGCAGCATCGCGCTCGGCATGGCATTTTTAGCCATCGGCTACCTCATCTCCGCAATCAGCCGCGAACGCGCGCGCGCCGCCGGCATGGCAATCGGCACATGGCTGCTGCTCGTATTGATTTACGACATCGCCTTGCTCGGCGGACTGATTGTCGATAAAGGACGCTTCATCTCGGAAAAACTGCTGTCATGGCTCTTATGGTTCAATCCCGCCGATGCCTACCGCCTTTATAATCTCGGCAGCGGCGAAAGCGCCAATGTGGCGGGCATGCTCAATGTCGGCAAAAACATCGCCCTCTCGCCCAATCTTCTCCTGCTTTCTTTAGCCCTGTGGATAAGCCTGCCGCTTGCCGCAGCCATATTCCTGTTTAAAAGGAAATCCCTATGA